The following are encoded in a window of Gossypium raimondii isolate GPD5lz chromosome 13, ASM2569854v1, whole genome shotgun sequence genomic DNA:
- the LOC105784572 gene encoding uncharacterized protein LOC105784572: MDNQDVIMAMAVEAALKWNRREKRQMRKLQRAVREKDRERASLKRKKEDMVAKEAAKQKVVDEFMPFFVAIANNDMETAQNFDETAMMNTIRTTLNDGEGHAGHNAD; encoded by the exons ATG gATAATCAAGATGTGATTATGGCTATGGCTGTGGAAGCTGCGTTGAAATGGAACAGAAGGGAGAAAAGGCAGATGAGAAAGTTGCAAAGGGCTGTTCGAGAGAAGGATAGGGAGCGTGCGTCGCTTAAGAGAAAGAAGGAGGACATGGTTGCTAAGGAAGCCGCCAAGCAAAAAGTTGTTGATGAGTTCATGCCCTTCTTTGTTGCAATTGCGAATAACGACATGGAGACTGCCCAGAATTTTGACGAAACAGCTATGATGAATACTATTCGCACTACGTTGAACGATGGCGAAGGTCACGCCGGCCACAATGCCGATTAA
- the LOC105783788 gene encoding E3 ubiquitin-protein ligase SIRP1: protein MGDRMLVGRYWCYICSQMVNPTMEPEIKCPFCESGFVEEITSVTPYSNNNNGGNDSAGSTNNLLLWGPILLGLIGGLGSSQLRITGRAQINDGNDGMDDELGREFESLVTRGRRRTLGPGIRILQDIRTESENAENEGSDRGGRMILFDPFNDEALIVQGSFGFNHGQSSNPRATISFSDYLMGPGWDLLLQYLADNDPNRHGNPPAKKEAVKAMPNVTIDDNLQCCVCLENIEIGSQAKEMPCKHKFHGGCITPWLDLHSSCPICRFRLPSDEEKLDENGTGQSSGRVGNRRRYWIPIPWPSEGLLTLSGSSQNAASSSASLEAMPGSSSAAQTEDN, encoded by the coding sequence ATGGGGGATAGGATGCTAGTAGGTAGATATTGGTGTTACATTTGTTCTCAGATGGTGAATCCAACAATGGAACCTGAGATCAAATGCCCATTTTGTGAATCTGGATTTGTTGAAGAAATCACCAGCGTAACACCTTACTCCAACAACAACAATGGCGGAAACGATTCAGCAGGCTCAACCAACAATCTTTTACTTTGGGGTCCAATCTTGCTTGGCTTGATTGGTGGTTTAGGTTCTTCACAGTTGCGTATCACAGGCAGGGCCCAAATCAATGATGGCAATGATGGCATGGATGACGAACTTGGTAGAGAGTTTGAATCCTTGGTTACTAGGGGAAGGAGGAGGACTTTGGGTCCAGGTATTCGGATACTTCAAGATATTCGAACCGAATCGGAGAATGCAGAGAACGAAGGTTCCGATCGAGGCGGTCGAATGATCTTATTCGATCCGTTTAATGACGAGGCATTGATTGTTCAAGGCTCATTTGGTTTCAACCATGGACAAAGCTCAAATCCAAGGGCAACCATTTCATTTAGTGATTACTTAATGGGACCTGGTTGGGATCTTTTGTTACAGTATTTAGCAGACAATGATCCGAACCGCCATGGGAACCCACCAGCAAAGAAAGAAGCAGTGAAAGCAATGCCAAATGTGACCATAGATGACAATCTACAATGTTGTGTGTGCTTGGAAAATATTGAGATTGGAAGTCAAGCAAAAGAGATGCCATGTAAACATAAATTCCATGGTGGATGCATTACTCCGTGGTTGGACCTTCATAGCTCTTGCCCCATTTGCCGCTTCCGGCTGCCTTCTGACGAAGAAAAGCTGGACGAGAATGGCACCGGCCAAAGTAGTGGAAGGGTGGGGAACAGAAGAAGGTATTGGATACCAATTCCATGGCCTTCTGAGGGTTTATTAACATTGTCAGGTTCATCTCAAAATGCTGCTTCTTCAAGTGCTTCATTGGAAGCCATGCCTGGAAGTTCAAGTGCAGCTCAAACAGAGGATAATTGA